From the Theobroma cacao cultivar B97-61/B2 chromosome 2, Criollo_cocoa_genome_V2, whole genome shotgun sequence genome, one window contains:
- the LOC18608522 gene encoding uncharacterized protein LOC18608522 isoform X2, producing MQLFKLLSKTQSSSHLLNFILISSSVCLTFIIASVFLVHNAKPPLRVYSSPQDVHAPTAMEHIVFGIASNQKSWPKRKEYAKLWWKPRQMRGCVFLESMPPNATSRDDNSTLPPICISEDTSSFRYTYRGGLRSAIRVARVILETVALNHSNVRWYVFGDDDTVFFPENLAKTLSKYDHRLWYYVGAGSEIYEQNRVFGFGMAFGGAGFAISYPLAKVLAKVLDSCIDRYPHLYGSDSRVYSCLTELGVGLTREPGFHQFDVRGNALGLLAAHPLTPLVSFHHIDHMDPIFPNMTRIKAMEHLLQAANVDSQRILQRTVCYDRWFSWTISVSWGYAVQVYGKHMYLPDVLPVQETFRQWKKGTGLAGVYTFNTREVHPDPCHRPTTFFLDSVSSSKAGIKSVYRQSYENCTIDMGSPRKLEEIRVSTKKLDLNYNQAPRRHCCDVLPSTSGKLLDIAIRECSYDELIYMHP from the exons ATGCAGCTTTTTAAGTTGCTATCCAAAACCCAATCTTCTTCTCATCTGCTAAACTTCATTTTGATCTCATCTTCTGTTTGTCTCACCTTTATTATTGCGTCAGTATTCTTAGTCCACAACGCGAAGCCGCCTCTACGTGTATATTCTTCCCCCCAAGATGTTCATGCACCGACTGCTATGGAACATATTGTTTTCGGGATTGCTTCAAACCAGAAATCATGGCCAAAGCGAAAGGAGTATGCTAAGCTATGGTGGAAGCCTCGTCAAATGCGTGGATGTGTGTTTCTTGAAAGCATGCCCCCTAATGCAACTTCAAGGGATGATAACAGTACTCTGCCTCCAATATGCATCTCCGAGGACACTTCAAGTTTTCGTTACACTTACAGAGGTGGTCTCCGATCTGCAATTCGCGTGGCACGCGTAATTTTAGAGACCGTTGCCCTTAATCATTCTAATGTACGATGGTACGTTTTTGGGGATGATGACACCGTGTTCTTTCCAGAGAATTTGGCAAAGACACTTTCCAAATATGACCATCGACTTTGGTACTACGTTGGGGCTGGCTCGGAGATTTATGAACAGAACAGGGTGTTCGGCTTTGGAATGGCATTTGGTGGAGCAGGCTTTGCTATAAGTTATCCTCTGGCTAAAGTTCTGGCCAAAGTTTTGGATTCCTGTATAGATCGATATCCTCATCTGTATGGAAGTGATTCCAGGGTCTACTCTTGCTTGACAGAGCTTGGTGTTGGATTGACACGCGAGCCTGGCTTTCATCAG TTTGATGTCCGGGGTAATGCACTTGGTTTGTTGGCTGCCCATCCATTGACACCCTTGGTATCCTTCCATCACATAGATCACATGGACCCAATCTTCCCTAATATGACTCGTATTAAGGCTATGGAACATTTACTTCAGGCTGCAAATGTTGATTCTCAGAGAATTTTGCAACGAACAGTCTGCTATGATCGTTGGTTTTCATGGACGATTTCAGTGTCATGGGGTTATGCTGTTCAAGTATATGGCAAACACATGTATTTACCAGATGTTCTCCCTGTGCAAGAAACATTCAGGCAGTGGAAGAAGGGAACTGGTTTAGCAGGAGTCTACACTTTTAACACGAGAGAAGTTCACCCAGATCCTTGCCATAGACCCACAACTTTCTTTTTGGACAGTGTATCTTCTAGTAAGGCTGGAATTAAGAGTGTTTACAGGCAATCTTATGAAAATTGCACAATTGACATGGGTTCACCAAGGAAACTTGAAGAAATCAGAGTCTCCACGAAGAAGCTAGACCTCAATTATAACCAG GCACCGAGAAGGCATTGTTGCGACGTGTTACCTTCTACATCTGGCAAACTTTTGGACATTGCAATAAGGGAATGCAGTTATGATGAACTAATTTACATGCATCCATAG
- the LOC18608522 gene encoding uncharacterized protein LOC18608522 isoform X1, translated as MQLFKLLSKTQSSSHLLNFILISSSVCLTFIIASVFLVHNAKPPLRVYSSPQDVHAPTAMEHIVFGIASNQKSWPKRKEYAKLWWKPRQMRGCVFLESMPPNATSRDDNSTLPPICISEDTSSFRYTYRGGLRSAIRVARVILETVALNHSNVRWYVFGDDDTVFFPENLAKTLSKYDHRLWYYVGAGSEIYEQNRVFGFGMAFGGAGFAISYPLAKVLAKVLDSCIDRYPHLYGSDSRVYSCLTELGVGLTREPGFHQFDVRGNALGLLAAHPLTPLVSFHHIDHMDPIFPNMTRIKAMEHLLQAANVDSQRILQRTVCYDRWFSWTISVSWGYAVQVYGKHMYLPDVLPVQETFRQWKKGTGLAGVYTFNTREVHPDPCHRPTTFFLDSVSSSKAGIKSVYRQSYENCTIDMGSPRKLEEIRVSTKKLDLNYNQMQAPRRHCCDVLPSTSGKLLDIAIRECSYDELIYMHP; from the exons ATGCAGCTTTTTAAGTTGCTATCCAAAACCCAATCTTCTTCTCATCTGCTAAACTTCATTTTGATCTCATCTTCTGTTTGTCTCACCTTTATTATTGCGTCAGTATTCTTAGTCCACAACGCGAAGCCGCCTCTACGTGTATATTCTTCCCCCCAAGATGTTCATGCACCGACTGCTATGGAACATATTGTTTTCGGGATTGCTTCAAACCAGAAATCATGGCCAAAGCGAAAGGAGTATGCTAAGCTATGGTGGAAGCCTCGTCAAATGCGTGGATGTGTGTTTCTTGAAAGCATGCCCCCTAATGCAACTTCAAGGGATGATAACAGTACTCTGCCTCCAATATGCATCTCCGAGGACACTTCAAGTTTTCGTTACACTTACAGAGGTGGTCTCCGATCTGCAATTCGCGTGGCACGCGTAATTTTAGAGACCGTTGCCCTTAATCATTCTAATGTACGATGGTACGTTTTTGGGGATGATGACACCGTGTTCTTTCCAGAGAATTTGGCAAAGACACTTTCCAAATATGACCATCGACTTTGGTACTACGTTGGGGCTGGCTCGGAGATTTATGAACAGAACAGGGTGTTCGGCTTTGGAATGGCATTTGGTGGAGCAGGCTTTGCTATAAGTTATCCTCTGGCTAAAGTTCTGGCCAAAGTTTTGGATTCCTGTATAGATCGATATCCTCATCTGTATGGAAGTGATTCCAGGGTCTACTCTTGCTTGACAGAGCTTGGTGTTGGATTGACACGCGAGCCTGGCTTTCATCAG TTTGATGTCCGGGGTAATGCACTTGGTTTGTTGGCTGCCCATCCATTGACACCCTTGGTATCCTTCCATCACATAGATCACATGGACCCAATCTTCCCTAATATGACTCGTATTAAGGCTATGGAACATTTACTTCAGGCTGCAAATGTTGATTCTCAGAGAATTTTGCAACGAACAGTCTGCTATGATCGTTGGTTTTCATGGACGATTTCAGTGTCATGGGGTTATGCTGTTCAAGTATATGGCAAACACATGTATTTACCAGATGTTCTCCCTGTGCAAGAAACATTCAGGCAGTGGAAGAAGGGAACTGGTTTAGCAGGAGTCTACACTTTTAACACGAGAGAAGTTCACCCAGATCCTTGCCATAGACCCACAACTTTCTTTTTGGACAGTGTATCTTCTAGTAAGGCTGGAATTAAGAGTGTTTACAGGCAATCTTATGAAAATTGCACAATTGACATGGGTTCACCAAGGAAACTTGAAGAAATCAGAGTCTCCACGAAGAAGCTAGACCTCAATTATAACCAG ATGCAGGCACCGAGAAGGCATTGTTGCGACGTGTTACCTTCTACATCTGGCAAACTTTTGGACATTGCAATAAGGGAATGCAGTTATGATGAACTAATTTACATGCATCCATAG
- the LOC18608523 gene encoding uncharacterized protein LOC18608523 — MYFKRKRKPVFNSPSTPSRFLFYFKKMLKILNLTPSRIKDLLLIFSLFISIFLVFRHPQAPLPLATTAPFPSPTCRHHLFFSIACSSNSFPHRSSYIRLWYTPRATRAVAFLDQPVSSLVDPTLPPVMVSGDTKSFPYTFKGGLRSAIRVARVVKEAVERNETGIRWFVFGDDDTVFIVDNLVKVLSKYDHEKWFYVGSNSESYEQNLKYSFDMAFGGGGFAISYSLGKVLARVLDSCLMRYAHLYGSDARVWSCLAELGVGLTHERGFHQVDMRGNLFGMLTAHPLSPLVSLHHLDAMEPVFPNMSKAQALEHFFKAVNVDSSRILQQTVCYDRFNSLTVSVAWGYAIQLYEGNQLLPDLLSLQKTFSPWKRGANVGAHFMFNTREFPKDSCKRPLGFFLESVGSDKNVVWSIYTRYSDGNCVRTDAIKNLKEVKVVSQKLELDMEQIMAPRRQCCEILPSYNESMVINIRKCGIDELISMNA, encoded by the exons ATGTACTTCAAGCGTAAAAGGAAACCCGTATTCAATTCTCCCTCTACTCCCAGTCGTTTCCTTTTTTACTTTAAGAAAATGCTCAAAATTCTCAATCTAACTCCATCACGCATCAAAGAtcttcttttaatattttccctttttatttccatttttctcgTCTTCCGCCACCCCCAAGCCCCTCTCCCTCTCGCCACAACGGCCCCGTTCCCTTCACCCACGTGCCGCCATCACCTCTTCTTTTCCATTGCTTGCTCCTCAAACTCCTTCCCCCACCGAAGCTCCTACATTCGCCTCTGGTACACTCCACGCGCTACCCGTGCCGTCGCCTTCCTCGACCAACCTGTCTCCTCTTTGGTGGACCCCACTCTCCCTCCCGTCATGGTGTCCGGCGACACCAAATCATTCCCTTACACCTTTAAGGGTGGTCTCCGTTCGGCTATACGCGTGGCGCGTGTAGTCAAAGAGGCGGTTGAACGCAACGAAACGGGAATCAGGTGGTTCGTGTTCGGGGACGACGACACTGTTTTTATCGTGGACAATTTGGTAAAAGTGCTTTCCAAATACGATCACGAGAAGTGGTTTTACGTTGGGAGCAATTCTGAGAGTTACGAGCAAAATTTGAAATACTCTTTTGACATGGCGTTTGGCGGGGGAGGGTTCGCTATCAGTTACTCCTTgggaaaggttttggctaggGTTTTGGACTCTTGCTTGATGAGGTACGCTCACTTGTACGGAAGCGATGCTAGGGTTTGGTCTTGTTTGGCTGAGCTTGGCGTAGGTTTGACTCATGAACGTGGTTTCCATCAg GTTGACATGCGGGGTAATCTTTTTGGAATGCTTACTGCTCATCCATTATCACCTCTGGTATCTCTTCATCACTTGGATGCTATGGAGCCAGTCTTCCCAAATATGAGCAAGGCTCAAGCTCTGGAACACTTCTTTAAAGCTGTGAATGTTGATTCTTCCAGGATTTTGCAGCAAACTGTCTGCTATGATCGTTTCAATTCATTGACTGTTTCAGTTGCATGGGGTTATGCTATTCAGCTTTATGAAGGCAATCAGCTCCTTCCGGATCTCCTTTCACTGCAGAAAACCTTTTCCCCATGGAAGAGAGGTGCGAATGTTGGGGCTCACTTTATGTTCAATACAAGAGAATTTCCTAAAGATTCATGTAAAAGACCCTTAGGATTTTTCCTAGAAAGTGTTGGGTCAGACAAAAATGTTGTCTGGAGCATTTATACCAGGTATTCTGATGGAAATTGTGTCAGAACTGATGCAATAAAGAACCTCAAGGAGGTGAAAGTGGTCTCACAGAAGCTggagcttgatatggagcag ATAATGGCTCCTCGTCGCCAGTGCTGTGAGATTTTGCCTTCATATAATGAATCAATGGTTATCAACATTAGAAAGTGTGGAATTGATGAACTGATATCCATGAATGCATAG
- the LOC18608524 gene encoding traB domain-containing protein, protein MRRLTRPLAPVYSPQVVRSIVLKATFAPPFSQTILPLHHFKQFTLLKPLEFTTSATTANRPNYKPKPPAMEPKPTESDPTSGEDFVHIENPNPNVTDALSESIVKVEEEEEEEEEMQNEDYDSTNSDAVSRSKRSDSSDRRKVELPEELSRSVMVLTCESSAEGGNCDVYLVGTAHVSQESCREVEAVISFLKPQVVFLELCSSRVAVLTPQNLKVPTMGEMIDMWKKKHNMFGILYSWFLAKVASKLEVFPGSEFRVAFEEAMKYGGKVILGDRPVQITLRRTWGKMPLWHKTKLLYSLLFQAVFLPSPEELNKMLKDMDDVDMLTLVIQEMSKEFPTLMETLVHERDQYMSSTLHRIASEHSSVVAVVGKGHLQGIRKHWKQPVSMNDLMAIPSQKPTVSTGKILASLGIAAAGVAIISGIYFACKK, encoded by the exons ATGAGGCGCTTGACTCGCCCACTCGCCCCAGTCTACTCGCCCCAGGTAGTCCGCTCTATCGTACTCAAAGCCACTTTCGCTCCTCCTTTTTCACAAACAATCTTGCCTCTTCACCATTTCAAACAATTCACGCTCCTCAAACCCCTAGAATTTACCACCTCTGCCACCACCGCTAACCGTCCCAATTACAAACCGAAACCGCCGGCAATGGAGCCGAAACCGACTGAATCAGATCCCACGTCCGGCGAGGACTTCGTCCACATCgaaaaccctaaccctaatgTCACGGACGCATTAAGCGAGAGCATCGTGaaagttgaagaagaagaggaagaagaagaagagatgCAAAACGAGGATTACGATAGCACTAACAGCGACGCCGTTTCGAGGAGCAAAAGATCTGATTCTTCGGATAGAAGGAAGGTGGAGCTCCCCGAGGAGCTTTCGAGGAGCGTGATGGTTCTCACATGCGAGTCCTCCGCCGAGGGCGGCAATTGCGATGTGTACTTGGTTGGGACTGCGCATGTCTCTCAG GAATCATGCAGAGAAGTTGAAGCTGTAATCAGTTTTTTGAAACCTCAG GTTGTTTTCTTGGAGTTATGCTCAAGTCGAGTTGCTGTGCTTACCCCCCAGAATTTAAAG GTGCCAACCATGGGAGAAATGATAGATATGTGGAAGAAAAAGCATAACATGTTTGGTATCCTTTATAGTTGGTTTCTTGCCAAG GTTGCTAGTAAGCTTGAGGTTTTCCCTGGGTCTGAATTTCGTGTGGCATTTGAAGAAGCAATGAAGTATGGTGGCAAGGTGATTCTTGGTGATCGTCCTGTACAG ATTACATTGCGGAGAACTTGGGGGAAAATGCCACTTTGGCATAAGACAAAATTATTGTATTCCTTACTTTTTCAAGCAGTCTTCTTGCCAAGCCCTGAAGAACTTAATAAAATG CTGAAGGACATGGATGATGTTGACATGCTGACTCTTGTGATTCAAGAAATGAGCAAGGAATTCCCAACTCTAATGGAAACTCTTGTACATGAACGAGACCA GTACATGTCATCCACATTGCATAGAATTGCGAGTGAGCATAGTTCAGTTGTGGCAGTCGTTGGTAAGGGGCACTTGCAAGGAATTAGGAAGCATTGGAAGCAGCCTGTTTCGATGAATGATCTCATGGCAATTCCTTCACAGAAACCCACAGTTTCAACTGGCAAAATTCTGGCATCCCTGGGCATTGCCGCTGCTGGGGTGGCTATCATTTCGGGCATCTATTTTGCATGCAAGAAATGA